From Bordetella flabilis, the proteins below share one genomic window:
- a CDS encoding LysR family transcriptional regulator: MSLIPDLSISHYRHFLLVAELRSFRAAAARAFRSQPALSLSIREMEQRLGQPLFERGSRVSLTRFGEACLPLARELVEHHERVSRSMGGMARSETGLLTLAAVATAATLWIPELTARYRASYPGVAMRLYDDNSEGVERMVLSGQAELGICSPVLSDKRLVFEPLWRDAFGLVCRDDHPFSGRASVTWKEISALPLIGTMAHRQLLGHRAAAFMMELPLFVSNMMSLVAMLERGVGATVLAELGMPTDAARLVFVPLRRPRIVRELGITRLAGRTLSPAASAMEALLREKAAQSRVRT, translated from the coding sequence ATGAGCCTGATTCCGGATCTGTCCATCTCGCACTATCGTCACTTCCTGCTGGTGGCGGAGTTGCGCAGCTTTCGCGCCGCGGCCGCGCGTGCGTTTCGATCCCAGCCGGCCCTGTCGCTTTCGATCCGGGAAATGGAGCAGCGCCTGGGTCAGCCCCTGTTCGAGCGGGGCAGCCGCGTCAGCCTGACGCGCTTTGGCGAAGCCTGCCTGCCGCTGGCCCGCGAACTGGTGGAACACCACGAACGCGTGTCCAGGAGCATGGGCGGCATGGCACGCAGCGAAACCGGCCTGCTGACCCTGGCGGCGGTCGCCACTGCCGCGACGCTCTGGATACCGGAACTCACCGCCCGCTATCGGGCCTCGTATCCCGGGGTGGCGATGCGGCTGTACGACGACAACTCGGAAGGCGTGGAGCGCATGGTGTTGTCCGGCCAGGCCGAACTGGGCATCTGCAGCCCGGTGCTGAGCGACAAACGGCTGGTGTTCGAACCGTTGTGGCGCGATGCATTCGGGCTGGTTTGCCGCGACGACCATCCCTTCTCCGGGCGCGCGTCGGTGACATGGAAGGAAATCTCCGCGCTGCCGCTCATCGGGACCATGGCGCACCGCCAGTTGCTGGGGCACCGCGCGGCCGCCTTCATGATGGAGCTGCCGCTCTTCGTCTCCAACATGATGTCACTGGTCGCCATGCTCGAACGCGGCGTGGGGGCGACCGTGCTGGCGGAACTGGGCATGCCCACGGATGCGGCGCGCCTGGTCTTCGTGCCCTTGCGCAGGCCGCGCATCGTGCGGGAGTTGGGCATTACGCGATTGGCGGGCCGCACCTTGTCGCCTGCGGCGTCGGCCATGGAGGCGCTGTTGCGCGAGAAGGCCGCGCAGTCACGGGTACGAACCTAG
- a CDS encoding histone H1-like DNA-binding protein, translating into MATAKKAAKKAVKKSAAKKAVKKAPAKKAAVKKVAAKKAPAKKAAVKKVAAKKAVKKAVKKAPAKKAATKKTATKKTATKKVAAKKAPAKKAAVKKVATKKVAKKAAKKAPAKKAAAKKAPAKKAAAKKPAAKKAAAKKPATPPSTAAAPGAKTALNPAASWPFPTGGRP; encoded by the coding sequence ATGGCAACTGCCAAGAAGGCCGCCAAGAAGGCGGTGAAGAAGTCCGCAGCCAAAAAAGCTGTGAAGAAAGCCCCCGCCAAGAAAGCAGCGGTGAAGAAGGTCGCTGCCAAGAAGGCGCCGGCCAAGAAAGCCGCAGTGAAAAAAGTCGCCGCCAAGAAGGCAGTGAAGAAGGCGGTGAAGAAGGCTCCGGCCAAGAAGGCCGCGACCAAAAAGACCGCGACCAAGAAAACCGCAACCAAGAAAGTCGCCGCCAAAAAAGCGCCGGCCAAGAAAGCTGCGGTGAAGAAGGTCGCGACCAAGAAGGTCGCGAAAAAGGCCGCCAAGAAAGCGCCCGCCAAAAAGGCGGCTGCCAAAAAGGCCCCTGCCAAAAAGGCTGCCGCGAAAAAGCCTGCTGCAAAGAAGGCTGCCGCCAAGAAGCCTGCCACGCCGCCTTCGACCGCTGCCGCTCCGGGCGCGAAGACCGCGTTGAACCCCGCAGCGTCGTGGCCGTTCCCGACGGGCGGCCGTCCGTAA
- a CDS encoding Bug family tripartite tricarboxylate transporter substrate binding protein produces the protein MRYMTRLALLLACGLWASASAHAEQWPDRTVTIVVPSAAGGAADLTARTFAQYLGARTQRTVVVEDRPGAGGIVGTNSVKSAPADGYTFLLSTNSTQAANLYLYKSLPYDPLKDFRQVGMLGTFGAVAVVAPQSPFGSMPELVEHARRHPGKVFYGYYSSSSQVPSALLKARAGIQIDGAAYKNVTQIITDLRGGQIDFAFVDYLTAMGQIDGKGLRAIAVSGETPNPAWPDVPTMSSFYPGFVVVGWLGLSAPAGTPEAVVNTMNRYIAQAVQDPEIRDKLARLGLQPRHMDVPQFDAFVREDAGRWKQWIETAGITPQ, from the coding sequence ATGCGATACATGACGCGGTTGGCACTGCTGCTGGCGTGCGGCCTCTGGGCATCGGCATCCGCGCACGCGGAGCAATGGCCGGACCGCACGGTCACCATCGTCGTGCCTTCCGCCGCGGGCGGCGCCGCCGACCTGACCGCGCGCACCTTCGCACAATACCTGGGCGCTCGGACGCAGCGTACCGTCGTGGTGGAAGACCGCCCTGGCGCGGGCGGCATCGTCGGCACGAATTCGGTGAAATCCGCGCCAGCCGATGGCTATACCTTCCTGCTGTCCACCAACTCGACACAGGCGGCGAACTTGTACCTGTACAAATCGCTGCCATACGATCCGCTGAAGGACTTCCGCCAGGTCGGCATGCTGGGCACCTTCGGTGCGGTCGCGGTCGTCGCCCCCCAGAGTCCCTTCGGCAGCATGCCCGAATTGGTGGAGCACGCGCGGCGGCATCCCGGCAAGGTTTTCTACGGCTACTACAGTTCATCGTCGCAGGTGCCGTCCGCGCTGCTCAAGGCGCGGGCCGGCATCCAGATCGACGGCGCGGCCTACAAGAACGTCACGCAGATCATCACCGACCTGCGCGGCGGCCAGATCGATTTTGCGTTCGTGGACTACCTGACCGCCATGGGACAGATCGACGGCAAGGGCTTGCGGGCCATCGCGGTGTCGGGCGAGACGCCCAATCCGGCCTGGCCGGACGTGCCCACCATGTCGTCCTTTTATCCGGGCTTCGTCGTGGTGGGGTGGCTGGGCCTGTCGGCGCCGGCGGGCACGCCGGAGGCGGTCGTGAACACCATGAACCGCTACATCGCCCAGGCGGTCCAGGACCCGGAGATCCGCGACAAGCTGGCGCGGCTCGGCTTGCAACCGCGGCACATGGACGTGCCGCAGTTCGACGCTTTCGTGCGCGAGGACGCCGGCCGCTGGAAACAGTGGATCGAGACCGCCGGCATCACCCCGCAGTGA
- a CDS encoding ribonucleoside-diphosphate reductase subunit alpha — protein MQQTSIASVTRPSAVPPSQSDAPAASTGQWAGYQVIRRNGAVVGFEPSKIAIALTKAFLAVNGGQGAASARVRQLVETLTQQAVNALVRNRPNGGTFHIEDIQDQVELALMRSGEHDVARAYVLYREKRSQERAAADHKAKPTDAPQAEHVLNVTDQGVKRPLDLTALRATIEAAGVGLSNYIDAESILKETVKNLYDGIPVDEVFKSAILSARALVEKDPAYSQVTARLLLHTIRREVLGEEVSQAQMVQRYAEYFPAFISRGIEGGLLDAKLAQFDLPRLAAALDATRDLQFGYLGLQTLYDRYFLHIRGQRIELPQVFFMRVAMGLALGETQPAVDREARAIEFYEILSSFDFMSSTPTLFNSGTLHSQLSSCYLTTVSDDLEGIYDAIKENALLAKYAGGLGNDWTPVRALRSHIKGTNGESQGVVPFLKVVNDTAVAVNQGGKRKGAVCTYLETWHLDIEEFLELRKNTGDERRRTHDMNTANWIPDLFMKRVMENGEWTLFSPSDCPDLHDKYGRAFEQAYLGYEARVASGELKLFKKMPALTLWRKMLSMLFETGHPWITFKDPCNIRSPQQHVGVVHSSNLCTEITLNTNESEIAVCNLGSVNLVAHMKPTADGGYELDHEKLKRTISVAMRMLDNVIDINYYAVDKAKNSNQRHRPVGLGIMGFQDCLHLMRVPYASDAAVDFADRSMEAVCYYAYWASSELAQERGRYPSYEGSLWDRGILPQDTLELLREERGGHVEVDASSTLDWDTLRARIKAHGMRNSNCVAIAPTATISNIIGVSACIEPTYQNLYVKSNLSGEFTVVNEYLVRELKKLGLWDEVMVADLKYFDGSLSRIDRVPAELRAIYATAFEVPPTALVECASRRQKWIDQSQSLNIYMAGASGKKLDETYKLAWQRGLKTTYYLRTLGATSAEKSTGRGGELNAVTAGGQASPMAVSGASSAPHLPEPEIVGAVCTMRPGDPGFEECEACQ, from the coding sequence ATGCAGCAGACTTCGATCGCCTCTGTGACCCGGCCCAGCGCCGTGCCGCCTTCTCAATCCGATGCTCCCGCCGCCTCCACCGGGCAATGGGCGGGCTATCAGGTCATCCGCCGCAATGGCGCCGTCGTCGGTTTCGAACCCAGCAAGATCGCCATCGCCCTGACCAAGGCCTTTCTGGCCGTCAACGGCGGCCAGGGCGCCGCTTCCGCGCGTGTGCGCCAACTGGTCGAAACCCTGACGCAGCAGGCCGTCAACGCGCTGGTGCGCAACCGCCCCAACGGCGGCACCTTCCATATTGAAGATATCCAGGACCAGGTCGAACTCGCCCTGATGCGTTCGGGCGAGCACGATGTCGCGCGTGCCTATGTGCTGTATCGCGAAAAGCGCTCGCAGGAACGTGCTGCCGCCGACCACAAGGCCAAGCCGACCGACGCGCCGCAGGCCGAGCATGTGCTGAACGTCACGGACCAGGGAGTGAAGCGCCCGCTGGACCTGACCGCACTGCGCGCCACCATCGAAGCTGCCGGCGTGGGCCTGTCGAACTATATCGATGCCGAATCCATCCTGAAGGAAACGGTCAAGAACCTGTACGACGGCATCCCGGTCGACGAAGTCTTCAAATCCGCGATCCTGTCGGCGCGCGCGCTGGTCGAAAAAGATCCGGCCTACAGCCAGGTCACGGCGCGCCTGCTGCTGCATACGATCCGCCGCGAAGTCCTGGGCGAAGAAGTCTCGCAAGCGCAAATGGTGCAGCGCTATGCCGAATATTTCCCGGCGTTCATCTCGCGCGGGATCGAAGGCGGACTGCTGGACGCCAAGCTGGCGCAATTCGATCTGCCCCGACTGGCTGCTGCGCTGGACGCCACGCGCGACCTGCAGTTCGGCTACCTGGGCCTGCAGACCCTGTACGACCGCTACTTCCTGCACATCCGCGGCCAGCGCATCGAGCTGCCGCAAGTCTTTTTCATGCGCGTGGCCATGGGCCTGGCGCTGGGCGAAACGCAACCGGCAGTCGATCGCGAAGCGCGTGCCATCGAGTTCTACGAGATCCTCTCGTCCTTCGACTTCATGAGCTCCACGCCGACGCTGTTCAATTCCGGCACCCTGCATTCCCAATTGTCGTCTTGCTACCTGACCACCGTCTCGGACGACCTGGAAGGCATCTACGACGCCATCAAGGAAAACGCGTTGCTGGCCAAATACGCCGGCGGCCTGGGCAACGACTGGACCCCGGTACGCGCCTTGCGTAGCCACATCAAGGGCACCAACGGTGAAAGCCAGGGCGTGGTTCCGTTCCTGAAGGTCGTCAACGACACCGCGGTCGCGGTCAACCAGGGCGGCAAGCGCAAGGGCGCCGTGTGCACCTATCTGGAAACGTGGCACCTGGACATCGAAGAATTCCTGGAGCTGCGCAAGAACACCGGAGACGAGCGCCGCCGCACCCACGACATGAACACCGCGAACTGGATACCCGATCTCTTCATGAAGCGCGTCATGGAGAATGGCGAGTGGACGCTGTTCTCGCCCTCCGACTGCCCCGACCTGCACGACAAATACGGTCGCGCGTTCGAGCAGGCCTACCTCGGCTATGAAGCCCGCGTGGCCAGCGGCGAGCTCAAGCTCTTCAAGAAGATGCCGGCGCTGACGCTATGGCGCAAGATGCTGTCGATGCTGTTCGAAACCGGCCATCCCTGGATCACGTTCAAGGATCCTTGCAATATCCGCTCGCCGCAACAGCACGTCGGCGTGGTGCACAGCTCCAATCTCTGCACGGAGATCACGCTCAACACGAACGAATCGGAAATTGCCGTGTGCAACCTGGGTTCCGTGAACCTGGTCGCCCACATGAAACCCACTGCGGACGGCGGCTACGAGCTGGATCACGAGAAGCTCAAGCGCACCATCAGCGTCGCCATGCGCATGCTCGACAACGTTATCGACATCAACTACTACGCGGTCGACAAGGCGAAGAACTCCAACCAGCGCCATCGTCCCGTCGGTCTCGGGATCATGGGTTTCCAGGACTGCCTGCATCTGATGCGCGTACCGTATGCCTCCGACGCAGCAGTGGATTTCGCCGATCGCTCGATGGAAGCGGTGTGCTATTACGCATACTGGGCGTCCAGCGAACTCGCGCAGGAACGTGGCCGCTATCCGTCGTATGAAGGCTCGCTGTGGGACCGCGGCATTCTTCCCCAAGACACGTTGGAACTGCTGCGTGAAGAACGTGGCGGCCATGTTGAAGTCGATGCATCGTCGACGCTGGATTGGGATACGTTGCGTGCGCGCATCAAAGCGCATGGCATGCGTAACTCCAATTGCGTGGCAATCGCCCCAACTGCGACGATTTCCAATATCATTGGTGTATCTGCGTGCATCGAACCTACTTACCAGAACTTGTACGTTAAATCGAATCTCTCCGGCGAGTTCACTGTCGTCAACGAGTATCTCGTTCGCGAACTGAAGAAACTCGGTCTCTGGGACGAAGTCATGGTCGCCGACCTTAAGTACTTCGACGGCAGCCTGTCCCGTATCGATCGCGTGCCTGCTGAACTCCGCGCCATCTACGCCACGGCGTTCGAAGTTCCACCGACCGCGTTGGTGGAATGCGCGTCGCGTCGCCAGAAGTGGATCGATCAGTCGCAGTCGCTCAATATTTATATGGCGGGAGCCTCGGGCAAGAAGCTCGACGAAACCTACAAGCTGGCGTGGCAACGCGGCCTGAAGACCACCTACTATCTGCGTACGCTGGGTGCCACCAGCGCCGAAAAATCAACCGGACGGGGCGGCGAACTGAATGCCGTCACCGCTGGCGGCCAGGCCAGCCCGATGGCTGTGTCGGGCGCGTCATCGGCTCCGCACCTGCCCGAACCTGAAATCGTCGGAGCGGTTTGCACCATGCGGCCGGGCGATCCCGGCTTCGAAGAGTGCGAAGCCTGCCAGTAA
- a CDS encoding glycine zipper 2TM domain-containing protein produces the protein MNQNVHSVSLGRTRAARWVALTAVVASVAVISGCANRSASSAVYSYDQAQREQIVRTGTVTGVRPITIENDKSSGAGLLAGGALGGVAGNAVGGGSGRTIATVGGAILGALAGNMVENRVGTTSGLEITVRLDNGETRVVAQAADVPVSVGQRVQVISGNGPTRVTPM, from the coding sequence ATGAACCAAAACGTCCACTCCGTATCCCTCGGCCGTACGCGCGCCGCCCGTTGGGTGGCGCTTACCGCTGTCGTCGCGTCGGTCGCAGTGATATCCGGCTGCGCGAACCGCAGCGCCTCGAGCGCCGTGTATAGCTACGACCAGGCTCAGCGCGAGCAGATCGTGCGCACGGGTACCGTCACCGGCGTGCGCCCCATCACCATCGAGAACGACAAGTCCAGCGGCGCTGGCCTCCTTGCCGGTGGCGCATTGGGCGGCGTGGCCGGCAATGCCGTCGGCGGCGGCAGCGGGCGTACCATCGCAACCGTCGGCGGTGCCATCCTGGGCGCCCTGGCGGGCAATATGGTGGAAAACCGCGTAGGGACCACGTCGGGCCTGGAAATCACGGTCCGCCTGGACAATGGCGAAACCCGCGTTGTGGCGCAGGCGGCCGATGTGCCCGTCAGCGTCGGCCAACGCGTACAGGTCATCAGCGGCAACGGGCCGACGCGCGTCACGCCGATGTAA
- a CDS encoding ribonucleotide-diphosphate reductase subunit beta, with the protein MINWEDDNVALQPAQPTATPAGGMPVRAATGAFDDAALPAAVQQQADAQPAAAAHRVKVADKRIINGQTDVNQLVPFKYKWAWEKYLATCANHWMPQEINMSRDIALWKNPNGLTEDERRIIKRNLGFFVTADSLAANNIVLGTYRHITAPECRQFLLRQAFEEAIHTHAYQYIVESLDLDESEIFNAYNEVPSIRAKDEFLIPFIDAIADPNFHTGTPEADQTLLKSLIVFACLMEGLFFYVGFTQILALGRQNKMTGAAEQYMYILRDESMHCNFGIDLINTIKLENPHLWTPEFREEIRGLFLKAVELEYAYAEDTMPRGVLGLNAPMFKSYLRFIANRRCQQIGIEALFPQEENPFPWMAEMIDLKKERNFFETRVIEYQTGGTLSWE; encoded by the coding sequence ATGATCAATTGGGAAGACGATAACGTCGCGCTGCAACCGGCCCAGCCCACCGCCACTCCGGCGGGCGGCATGCCGGTGCGCGCCGCGACCGGCGCCTTCGACGACGCCGCGCTGCCTGCGGCGGTGCAGCAGCAGGCCGACGCGCAACCCGCGGCGGCCGCGCACCGCGTCAAGGTTGCCGACAAGCGAATCATCAACGGCCAGACCGACGTCAATCAGTTGGTGCCGTTCAAGTACAAATGGGCCTGGGAAAAGTACCTGGCCACCTGCGCCAACCACTGGATGCCGCAGGAAATCAATATGTCGCGCGACATCGCGCTGTGGAAGAACCCGAACGGTCTTACCGAGGACGAGCGCCGCATCATCAAGCGCAACCTGGGTTTCTTCGTGACGGCCGACTCCCTGGCCGCCAACAATATCGTGCTGGGCACCTACCGGCACATTACGGCGCCCGAATGCCGCCAGTTCCTGCTGCGCCAGGCATTCGAGGAAGCGATCCACACCCACGCCTATCAATACATCGTCGAAAGCCTGGACCTGGACGAGTCGGAAATCTTCAATGCTTATAACGAAGTCCCGTCCATCCGCGCCAAGGACGAATTCCTGATCCCGTTCATCGACGCGATCGCCGACCCGAACTTCCATACCGGCACGCCCGAGGCCGACCAGACGCTGCTGAAGTCGCTGATCGTCTTCGCGTGCCTGATGGAAGGCCTGTTTTTCTATGTCGGCTTCACGCAGATCCTGGCGCTTGGCCGCCAGAACAAGATGACCGGCGCTGCCGAGCAGTACATGTACATCCTGCGCGATGAATCCATGCACTGCAATTTCGGCATCGACCTGATCAACACCATCAAGCTCGAAAACCCGCACCTCTGGACGCCGGAGTTTCGCGAAGAGATCCGTGGTCTCTTCCTGAAAGCCGTCGAACTCGAATACGCCTACGCCGAAGACACAATGCCGCGCGGTGTACTGGGCCTGAACGCGCCGATGTTCAAGTCGTACCTGCGCTTCATCGCCAACCGCCGTTGCCAGCAGATCGGCATCGAGGCACTGTTCCCGCAGGAAGAGAACCCCTTCCCGTGGATGGCGGAGATGATCGATCTCAAGAAAGAGCGAAACTTTTTCGAAACCCGCGTAATCGAATATCAAACCGGAGGCACGCTGAGCTGGGAGTAA
- the gltX gene encoding glutamate--tRNA ligase has translation MTQTPNSRVRTRFAPSPTGFLHLGGARTALFSWAFARHHGGVFVLRIEDTDVERSTPEAVQAILDSMDWLGMQPDEGPFYQMQRMDRYREVVAQMLAAGTAYHCYCTPEEVEAMRERARAQGLKPRYDGTWRPEQGKTLPPVPAGRQPVVRFKNPLTGVTSWNDMVKGPISFDNGELDDLIIARPDGTPTYNFCVVVDDWDMGITHVLRGDDHVNNTPRQINILRALGATLPEYGHVPMILGPDGEKLSKRHGAVNVMEYDKEGYLPEAMVNYLARLGWSHGDDELFTRAQLVEWFDTRHLSKSASQWDPKKLNWVNAHYLRQMSDADLAAHVAPRLARRGGDPAAADLAAVVGLLKDRAETLEQLAEGAMLFCGPFGGVPAELAAQHLTDAAREALRDFARESATSDWSRESLSATIKKVLAARGIKMPQLAIPLRVAVTGQTQTPAIDAVLALLGKEKVLQRLEAALA, from the coding sequence ATGACCCAGACCCCGAATTCCCGCGTCCGCACCCGCTTCGCACCATCGCCTACCGGCTTCCTGCACCTGGGCGGCGCGCGCACCGCGCTTTTCTCCTGGGCCTTCGCCCGCCACCACGGCGGCGTCTTCGTGCTGCGCATCGAGGACACCGACGTCGAGCGGTCCACCCCGGAAGCGGTACAAGCCATCCTCGATAGCATGGACTGGCTGGGCATGCAGCCCGACGAAGGTCCGTTCTACCAGATGCAGCGCATGGACCGCTATCGCGAAGTGGTGGCCCAGATGCTGGCCGCCGGTACGGCCTATCACTGCTACTGCACGCCGGAAGAAGTGGAAGCCATGCGCGAACGTGCCCGCGCGCAAGGCTTGAAGCCACGCTACGACGGCACCTGGCGCCCCGAACAGGGCAAGACCCTGCCGCCCGTACCGGCAGGGCGCCAGCCGGTCGTCCGCTTCAAGAACCCGCTCACGGGCGTCACCAGCTGGAACGATATGGTCAAGGGCCCGATCAGCTTCGACAACGGCGAACTGGACGACCTGATCATCGCGCGGCCGGACGGCACGCCGACCTATAACTTCTGCGTCGTGGTCGACGACTGGGACATGGGAATCACCCACGTGTTGCGCGGCGATGACCACGTCAACAATACGCCGCGCCAGATCAATATCCTGCGCGCGCTGGGTGCCACACTGCCCGAGTACGGCCATGTCCCCATGATCCTGGGCCCGGACGGCGAAAAACTGTCCAAGCGCCACGGTGCAGTGAACGTCATGGAGTACGACAAGGAAGGCTACCTGCCCGAGGCCATGGTCAACTATCTGGCCCGCCTGGGCTGGAGCCATGGCGACGACGAACTGTTCACGCGCGCCCAACTGGTGGAATGGTTCGACACGCGGCACCTGTCCAAGTCGGCATCGCAGTGGGATCCCAAGAAGCTCAACTGGGTGAATGCGCACTATCTTCGGCAGATGAGCGATGCCGACCTGGCCGCGCACGTCGCGCCCCGCCTGGCGCGGCGTGGCGGCGACCCCGCGGCCGCCGACCTGGCGGCAGTTGTAGGGCTGCTGAAAGACCGCGCCGAAACCCTGGAGCAATTGGCCGAAGGCGCGATGCTCTTCTGCGGGCCGTTCGGGGGCGTGCCGGCCGAACTGGCAGCGCAGCACCTCACCGATGCGGCGCGCGAGGCATTGCGCGACTTCGCGCGGGAGAGCGCCACCTCCGACTGGAGCCGGGAGTCCCTGTCGGCCACCATCAAGAAAGTACTGGCCGCGCGCGGCATCAAAATGCCGCAGTTGGCCATTCCGCTGCGCGTGGCGGTTACCGGGCAGACGCAGACGCCGGCCATCGACGCCGTGCTGGCGCTGCTGGGCAAGGAAAAGGTGCTGCAGCGGCTGGAGGCAGCGCTGGCATGA
- a CDS encoding alpha/beta hydrolase has protein sequence MDIDLLPTVPDFDRMDSLPAFPAGQGRLVVGSQSGAKGPALLFVHGAYHGAWCYAGYLDYFATHGIACAALDLPGHGWLPPPRDFARYGVRDFGQCVVDAVDLMADSVVLVGHSLGALPALWAATQRDVAGVVLIAPSPPSNVPGAQSLPPVPLGASRAPPGPDEIRRRFVGGLACHEIAAIAARLCPESPEALNDRYLLRMEIPPCAVSVPGLCLEAGEEDGDRHPSGQDKAIAELYDFEYRRLADLPHCMMYAKGWQDSAEVIREWHERRFRR, from the coding sequence ATGGACATCGACTTGCTGCCGACCGTACCCGACTTCGACCGGATGGACTCGCTGCCTGCCTTCCCTGCCGGGCAGGGGCGCCTTGTCGTCGGCTCGCAGTCCGGCGCCAAGGGTCCTGCGCTGCTGTTCGTGCATGGGGCCTATCACGGTGCATGGTGCTATGCGGGCTACCTGGACTACTTCGCCACGCATGGCATCGCTTGCGCGGCGCTGGATCTGCCAGGCCACGGCTGGCTGCCACCGCCACGGGACTTCGCCCGCTATGGCGTGCGCGACTTCGGCCAGTGCGTGGTGGATGCGGTCGACCTGATGGCGGACTCCGTCGTGTTGGTGGGGCACAGCCTGGGTGCGCTGCCCGCGCTATGGGCAGCGACCCAGCGCGACGTCGCGGGCGTCGTATTGATCGCGCCCTCCCCGCCTTCCAACGTACCGGGTGCGCAATCCCTGCCGCCGGTACCGCTGGGCGCCAGCCGGGCGCCGCCGGGACCGGACGAAATACGGCGCAGGTTCGTCGGCGGCCTCGCGTGCCACGAGATCGCCGCGATCGCGGCACGCCTTTGCCCGGAAAGCCCCGAAGCCTTGAACGACCGTTATCTGCTGCGCATGGAAATTCCGCCTTGCGCCGTCAGCGTCCCAGGTTTGTGCCTGGAGGCCGGCGAAGAGGACGGCGACAGGCACCCCTCGGGACAGGACAAGGCGATCGCGGAGCTTTACGACTTCGAATACCGCCGCCTTGCCGATCTGCCCCATTGCATGATGTACGCGAAGGGGTGGCAGGACAGCGCCGAGGTGATCCGGGAATGGCACGAACGGAGGTTCCGGCGCTGA
- a CDS encoding YggT family protein, producing MFGDIFRFLLDTVFTVFGAALVARAWMHAVRMHPFNPVARFIYQATNWLVNPLRRIVPSRGAVDWAALIGAWLTALVYLLLMWVTSLGMIIPLSALPIALGISLLTVVKWVFNLIVWVTLAQAILSWVNPSAPIMPVLQTLTDPLLDPIRRLLPRAGIDFSPLVLLVLAQIALMIITRVTYTAFGL from the coding sequence ATGTTCGGCGACATCTTCCGCTTCCTTCTCGATACTGTTTTCACGGTGTTCGGCGCCGCCCTGGTCGCACGAGCCTGGATGCACGCTGTACGCATGCATCCTTTCAATCCGGTGGCGCGCTTCATCTACCAGGCAACCAACTGGCTGGTGAATCCCCTGCGCCGCATCGTGCCGTCGCGCGGCGCCGTGGACTGGGCTGCACTGATAGGCGCGTGGCTGACAGCGCTGGTCTACCTGCTGCTGATGTGGGTGACCTCGCTCGGCATGATCATCCCCTTGTCCGCGCTGCCCATCGCCTTGGGCATTTCATTGCTGACGGTGGTGAAGTGGGTCTTCAATCTCATTGTCTGGGTCACGCTGGCGCAGGCGATCCTGTCCTGGGTCAACCCCAGCGCGCCCATCATGCCGGTGCTGCAGACCCTGACCGACCCATTGCTCGATCCGATACGGCGCTTGCTTCCCCGTGCCGGCATCGACTTTTCGCCGCTGGTGCTGCTGGTGCTGGCTCAGATCGCATTGATGATCATCACCCGGGTGACGTACACGGCTTTCGGCCTGTAG